From one Salvelinus alpinus chromosome 14, SLU_Salpinus.1, whole genome shotgun sequence genomic stretch:
- the LOC139538621 gene encoding putative nuclease HARBI1 isoform X1 produces the protein MKAQNCVFLSALTMACPFVRDVVDEEALVLRRAFRRERVFRDRLDPLAFPDDHLYERYRFSADGIRYLCRLLGPRIKHRTARSHALSVEQMVCVALRFFASGAFLYSVGDAEQLNKATICRTIRSVCLAIKALADVFISFPGHRRLCDIKEEFYRIAGFPNVIGAVDCTHIRIKAPSGAHEADFVNRKSFHSINVQMVCNADCVISNVVAKWPGSVHDSRIFRASEIYQCLSQGEFSGVLLGDRGYGCQPFLLTPFTDPQEAQQA, from the exons atgaaggcccaaaattgtgtgttcctttctgctctgacaatggcatgcccattcgtgcgagatgtggtggatgaagaagcacttgtgctgaggagagccttcaggcgagaaagggtcttcagggaccggttggacccactggccttccctgatgaccatctatatgaaagatacaggttttctgcagatggcatcaggtatctatgcagactactgggtcccaggattaagcaccgcactgcacggagccatgcactgagtgtggagcaaatggtttgtgtggccttgcgcttttttgctagtggagccttcctgtactcagtgggggatgcagaacagctgaacaaggccacaatttgccgcacaataaggagtgtgtgtctggctatcaaagcattagcagatgtcttcatctccttccctggccacagaagactctgtgacatcaaagaggagttctataggattgcag gtttccccaatgtcattggtgcagtggactgcacacacataaggataaaagccccctcaggtgcccacgaggccgattttgtgaataggaaatcctttcacagcattaatgttcag atggtctgcaatgctgactgtgtgatcagcaatgttgtggcaaaatggcctggctcagtccatgactccagaatctttcgggcctctgaaatctatcagtgcctatcacaag gtgaattctctggtgtgttgctgggagacagggggtatggctgccagccttttctcctgacacctttcacagacccccaggaagcacagcaggcctaa
- the LOC139538621 gene encoding uncharacterized protein isoform X2 produces the protein MNGPKRTWQQVKIKYKNILQNAVKKNTHRQGTGGGSPKADLTPAEDMALELNKGRPVLEGIPGGKETSIGSSQDATRFIQVSGSTVFLLEPPAQAPDDADPGEGPSAAATAHDGDDDEEETISLDSRRHEDPDAIQWENQPGNISSQAIRKLYGNHLRRQIELADIDIQYKKKKMENLALESEIKKRTIRKLDLEIKKLERELQEDDTAQNKKLAISTTKSSL, from the exons atgaacgggccaaaacggacatggcagcaggtcaaaatcaaatacaagaacattctgcagaatg cagtgaaaaagaatacccacagacaaggcacgggtggtgggtcaccaaaggctgaccttaccccagcagaggacatggccttggagctaaataaaggcaggcccgtcttagaggggatccctggggggaaagagacgagcataggttcctcccaagatgccacccgcttcattcaag tgtctggcagcactgtgttcctgttagagccaccagcacaagcaccagacgatgctgatcca ggtgaaggccccagtgcagcagcaacagcacatgatggagacgatgatgaggaggagaccatctctctggattccagaaggcatgag gacccagatgctatacagtgggaaaaccagcctggcaacata agctcacaagctatcagaaagttgtatggcaaccacctccggcgccaaatagaactggcagacatagacattcagtacaagaagaaaaagatggaaaatcttgcactggagtccgaaataaaaaagaggacaattaggaaactggaccttgaaataaaaaaacttgagagggag ctccaagaagatgacacagctcaaaataaaaaattag caatcagtacaaccaagtcatcgttataa
- the LOC139538621 gene encoding uncharacterized protein isoform X3, which produces MNGPKRTWQQVKIKYKNILQNAVKKNTHRQGTGGGSPKADLTPAEDMALELNKGRPVLEGIPGGKETSIGSSQDATRFIQVSGSTVFLLEPPAQAPDDADPGEGPSAAATAHDGDDDEEETISLDSRRHESSQAIRKLYGNHLRRQIELADIDIQYKKKKMENLALESEIKKRTIRKLDLEIKKLERELQEDDTAQNKKLAISTTKSSL; this is translated from the exons atgaacgggccaaaacggacatggcagcaggtcaaaatcaaatacaagaacattctgcagaatg cagtgaaaaagaatacccacagacaaggcacgggtggtgggtcaccaaaggctgaccttaccccagcagaggacatggccttggagctaaataaaggcaggcccgtcttagaggggatccctggggggaaagagacgagcataggttcctcccaagatgccacccgcttcattcaag tgtctggcagcactgtgttcctgttagagccaccagcacaagcaccagacgatgctgatcca ggtgaaggccccagtgcagcagcaacagcacatgatggagacgatgatgaggaggagaccatctctctggattccagaaggcatgag agctcacaagctatcagaaagttgtatggcaaccacctccggcgccaaatagaactggcagacatagacattcagtacaagaagaaaaagatggaaaatcttgcactggagtccgaaataaaaaagaggacaattaggaaactggaccttgaaataaaaaaacttgagagggag ctccaagaagatgacacagctcaaaataaaaaattag caatcagtacaaccaagtcatcgttataa